The window GTTTCACCACTGGGAACCAAATAGCTTTTTGCTCTTCTCCACTGACCATGGCACCACAGTGCACAAAGCAAGGGTGTCTTTGCTCTTAGCATATCTCAAAACAAGCATAAAAGTGGGAAATGCCAGTAAAAGCCCttaaatttagaatttatttatttttgttttaaagaaaatggcgATGAGCACATTTTGGCAGTGTTTCagtttgggttttgctgtttgttggttgtttttttttttttaagtgagattTTGCAATATGATCTGTTTTGATACAAAATACTTTCAGGGGTCATGATGCAGTTTTTATGGATCTTACAGCAACTACCAAGTGAGCTGTGCTTAAAAATCCTCAGAAATCCTGTCCCAAGGACACAGTCAAAACTTTAGCCTTTCTGAGGTGCACTGGCTCCTTGCTGTACTGACATCCAGTTACAGGTAGCAcattaacaaaaatataattCCAGTGTCATGCTTCATATCTTCAGTAACATGATGTAAGTGAATGTGTACTAATTACAATGTGAAGCCACCTGGTTACTTTTAAGTTTTCTATTTTACGTGGCTTCTTTGCTCCTAGACTTTTCATTTCAACACTCagtatgaagagaaaaagaggttAAACTGTTGCATTTTGTATACAGGGAACAATTCATGTAATGTACACCAGTCTGTAAAAACtgtaaatgctatttttttttattttaaacagttttcttaGTTTACAAAAGATCAATAATTGGTACCTTTTTACACTCTCAGATTCCTGAATATTGACAGATCTTCAAAGGGAGTATTAGCATATGAAATCTTAAGATTGACTGTCCTGAAGGTTTTTAAGACACGATAAAGCTAAAATATCAAGTCTTTCAGACAGCCCCTCTTAACAATTTCGGCAGAGGAGTGTGTCAGAAATCACCAGCAAAGCACAGCAACCCCCCCCGTGCCACTGTCTGCCTGCACGCTGTTATTTGGTTGCACACTGTTTAAATCCCCAAGGAAAATCACACCTCGCATTCCCTCGCTGGCTGCTGGTGACAGGAACAAGATCCGTACTCATTAATGATCACCAGGGCTCCCTCAATGTGGTTGGGTTTGTAATCAACGTAATACTCCTGGGCTGACATGGCAGCCATTTGATGCATGGTCTgtttttgcttctgctttctgcGCTGTGTTACAAAGCACTGTCTTAGTTGCCTTAAGCTGGCTGGAAAGCACTTCCAGGAGACGTACAACACTAAAACCAcaatgaggaaggaaaaaatcagtGCCATGGTCCCCGTCACCACCTTGTGAATCTGAACGGCGTTCTCCGAGTTCTCGCCGGGCATGGTCACTGTTATGGCGTATGTCGTTTGGTCCCCTTCGCTGTCCTGCACGTCGTAGGTGGCGGTGGCAGAGCCGTAGCTGAACGTTTGGTCGCTGTTGTTCGTTACCGGGGAGAGGGTGTTGACGCTCGTTGGATCTGCCCCGTCTTCACACAAGTGAAAAGCGTACACCGCGTCCAAAACATCCTCGCCCTGGGCGTAGTCAGGGGTGGCACAGAGCAGATTGCTGTCGTAGCGACCCTTGAAGTTGCTCAGCCAGGAGGCCAGGGCGCAAACGTTACGGCTGCAATCCCAGGCGTTTGCAGAAAGGCTGATGCTAGTGAGGGACTTCCAGGAGTCGAGGACTCGGGAGTCGATGTAGGTCAACCGGTTGGAGTCCAGCTGCAGGGATTTGAGGTGAGGTACACTTTCGAAAACATGAGGTTCGATGTATTCAATTTCGTTGCCGGAGAGATCCATTTTTTCAAGTTGCCATATCCAGTCCAAAGTGTTTACTACGATGGTAACTTTATTCCTTCGCAAGCAGAGGGAGTGCAGGGAGATGAGCCTGGGAAAATGGGCTAAATTCACTTTCACCAAGTCATTGTGCTCAAGGTGCAGCTCAGTGAGTTTGAACAAGCCTGCAAAAGAGTTTCGAGCCAGGCTCTTTAACTGATTGTATCCTATGTCTAGAAACTTCAGGCTGCGACAGTCCTGAAAAATTCTCACTGGCACAAACTTGATGGCGTTCGACCGCATGTGCAAAGTTGTTAGTTTTCTCAGCCCGTGAAACAGGTCAGGCTCCAAAGACTGTAGGTTGTTGTATGATAAATCCACACTGCGCAAGTTTGGCATGGGTCGGAAAGTGGTGTTGGGCAGTTGGGTTATTTTGTTGGAACTCAGGGTGAGCTCTTTAACTCGCCGCAATTTTTGAAAGGCATTCCCCTCCACTGAGCAAATGTGATTGTGATCCAGATAGAGCCACGTGAGCTGCATTAACCCTGTGAACTGTCCATCATGCAGCTCTGAAAGGCTGTTGTACCGCAGAGACAAGCCCATCATGCCCGACAGGTTGCGAGGCATCTCTGTAAGATTCAGTGATTCACAGTACAAAAGCCTGCCCTCACACCGACATAGCTGTGGACACCCACTATTCACGGCTGGAAGCATTTTAGAAAAGATACCCAGCGTACACAATATCAACCCCGGGGGCTTCCTCAGCAGCCAGTTTAAACAGAGACCAATAAGAAGGAAATCCATTAGCAAGAATATTTCCAAATATGCTTGAGAATGTCCATTGAATCTTTTCAAATTCTACATCATAttttatttcagggaaaaaagaataaggaaaaaaaaaaaaaaaaacaaaaccccaaaacaaagccagaaaaccaaagcaaaacagcaaacagAACAAACACAGAGGCAAATATTTCACTTTACAGCATGCAGGAGCTGTGCAGCATTAAAGTTCACAGACATTCAAAGGTAAAATGATAGTGATTTTGTTCATGTTAAATGctgcagcaaataaaaaaaaaaaatctttcttcatgaaagaatttaattaaaaagtgtCTTACCCACCCTTTTCCAGAGAGTGACAACCTCCATTCAGTTGCTTCCTTTGTGTTTGGACTAATTATATGCAGAGCTAAAAAAGACCCCTCTGTGCTACAAATTCAGTCCCTTTCAATTTTGTGCAAGGCTGGCAAGCTCACAATGTCTCACTTCGCTTCTGCTCAAAGAGCGAAAGGCTTGTCCAGCTAGCTTTTTAGCTGACTCCTAGGACCTGCAAGTTTCAGAACTATGTACATGAGCTTGatcttctccttctccctctgtccTTTTCTCTGCAGTTAACACTGTGGCgtgaaaaaaactccaaactcTTTACTAACGACTCCACAGGATTTGTCAATCTGTTTAATGTCCATCATTTGCAACGACCATTGACCGGCACAACCTTTACTCCATAGAGAGATTACCATTCATTCACTGACCGGCTAAGGGTAGCTTTATTTCCCATTCTTTGTTCGCTTTGCTTGTTAGGTGATGCTTAGAGCAGAGAGAGACAGCAAGAATCCCTTCCCTTCAGCTGAGCAGTGTGTTGCTAGAGCATGCAGAGGCACCCAGTGTTCACTGAGTGTCGTAAGCTGCTCAGGATTGTACGCCTGCACTGTGCATCTCAGCCATGGGCAGATTGAAAAGGGGTGGGCATAAAACCAACATTTGAGCGAACCAGGAAAGTAATATATGCTCTttgatgaaatggaaaatactttaAGCCTATCTCGCCATTTCTCAAACGGGCACGCACACACAGCCGCACAAATCATCAAGAGCGAGGCAGTGCTAAGTAGGAAGCTTGAGAAttaggatgctttttttttttttttttttttttttttgcttttgtttaaagtCTGAATTTATAAACTATTAGCCGGGAGAGGGAGATACTTGATTTCTTGGTTTGGGAAGGAATTCGTAAACCAGTATCTTTGGATTGCTTTTTCTCTCTAATTCTGATGATGAGATTTGCCTTTTGGAATCTTGGGGTGGGGgagtcggggtggggggggtggggggggaatgtgtttttcttctgacATTGTCTAAATAGAGCATGATTTGAAATTCTGTGCATTCTTTCTAATAGAAATGCAGCCAGAGCTCTGCAAATAGGAATGTCTGGTTTCATATAAGCTTTAATTACATTTGGTCTTTCTCCATCCTGcatattttgtgtgtgttcagCACATGCCTTTCCTAAAGgcgcttttttttcttttttttttttttttttttttcagtgtatgctACGGCACACAAAACTATAATTCTTGCAGCATAAACATTACTGTGCTTTTGGAATGAGATCAATGTATAGGTTACTCTGACCATGTTGACAGCATGCAGAGAAAGGGTTTCAAACACGGTTAGTTACTAAGTACTGCAGATTGTGCTGGGTTTTTGTTCCgtgtaccaaaaaaaaatccttgcctGATAATTTGCAGTCCTCATTATCTATGGGAAATGCATCGACAATGAGCTCTCTCTGTAATTTTTACTGACTGAAAAATATACGATACTTCTGTCAGGAAAACGCTGGCCATCTTTTCCTATTATGAAATAAGAGTCTAAAGCCTGGGTGCTGGTGAATGCGATCGGAGCTGACAGCTCACAATTCTGCATGAATTCTCTGTGAAGAAGTTTCACATGGAAATACAAGTATTGCAAGAGATTGTGCTCATTCTAAGTCACCGTCGGTTGTGAAAGGCTGGAGGCAGGGCAAAACTGTTGCATTTGCTTCCTTTTTCACAactatataaatttaaaaaaaaaaaaaatttttttgaagtatCTGTTGCAGAGCTGTGAAATCCTGGTGCTGTTCGTGGTGTTTGAGTGTGGCTGGTTGCTCTGCGTGTGTGCTGGTAGGGATCAAGGAATGCAGTAATTTGATGCAGTAAAAGTTGTTTTACAGAAGTCCTGGAAAACTTAAGCTCTCGTACATAAAAATACGTGAAGGCGATTCATTACAAATgtatttgctaaaaaaaaaaaagctctaaaaatAAATGACGAATATAAACCACTTTGACTGCAGTTTCAAAACCTAGGAATCAATGTGCTTTGATGCTCCCAATtcagttatttccttttttttttcacagtcctTGCATTTCAGGGGTCTCAAAGCAAAAATGTGTTACTTTAATAGTGTATGAACCTCTTACGTTTTAGCAATCGGGCAGGAAAGCTGAATGTGGATTTCCTCTCCCAGGATTATGCTGTTTTATTCAAAGCAGGCTGTTTATGCAAGTGTCCACTGGTTGCAGTACACCTTAATTCTGTTTCTCGGTACacaaaagcaggaggaaaagcaacAACAGAACCAAGAGAAAGAGCACTGAAGCAGAAGAGCCTAAAAAAACCTTGTCCAAGAATATATTCCAGATTGCATTTCTCAATATTTTGATGCAATTAGCaggagaaaagtttaaaaagatGACTTGAACTTtacagatactgaaaaaaaaaaaaaaaaagcctcaaagcAATAAGGTTGTATCCCTTAAAAAACTGCAACCCTACCAGTCTTCATGGGGGAGGTCTTAATGCCTTCTCCCATGTAAGAATGTGGGGAGAGATCTGCAGCAGTAGCCCTAAAAATTTCAGCTATATCTTCGAGGAAAGCTGACATTTTCTGCAAATCAGATGATGATAACGATCTCTTAGTTACCATCTAAATGCTATGTAGAAGTGAAGAATTCCTCTAGCAGAGATGAAACTCCTTGATACATCACTGTGAAGAgctgaatacttttttttcactgctgcttcttgCTATCACCTGGGATGCAGCTTGGATCCTAACCAATCTGCCTGTTCCCACAATGGCATATAATCCATTGTCATTTGGTTTCCAGAGGTAGAAATTAGAGGAGACAGTAGCAAACTTACATAGCATCAGCTGGAAAACTGACAACTAGAATTAGGGACCCAGAATTAATGGCCCTAAGCACACTGTCCTGAAGCTTTGACGGAGGTCTATTGCATGAGGGACTCTGCTCtaatttgtctgaaaaaaaaaaaaaaaaaaaaaaagaatccaggTAGTCTTAAAATGAGATACTTCAACATATGTTTGAAGCTGGGATGTTGAGGCAGAGTAGTGACCAAAATCAAGAACTGTGACACATGGATCTGCAAAGACAAACTTGAGTGAATGTATGTCGTAGCCCTGAAatatctgtttgtttttcttctatatttttgaaatgtactttttttttttttttttaataaaactagGAAACCACTTTGAGCATGATTGTAATGCAAAGGGCTTAATATCCACTGTCTGAGCTGTTATCACAGACATACTGTTAAGTTTACacattttctgaagtttcaaaGCCACTGGCAAATCTCTATAAATTAGCGAATTTAAATTAACTTTATTAAATGTGctattataaaacattttaagaagtGCAAAGTAAGTCTATACATGTTTAAGGGAGACTGATTAAATCAATGTGAAGTAGGTTACAAGAACAACATGAGTAAAGTTTCAGAAAGTTTAACTGGGAAGCTATTTCTTGTGGTCATGACAAGTGTAATTCACTGGCAACACCCTACAGTGCTTGTCAAAATCGTTGaggctgaaaaaggaaaacatttttcaatgtatttagtcttcatatttttaatattatgatCAGATTAATGTCACATGTCATATAACTAGCctcagaataatttaattttttctaattCCTTGTATTGCATGACATTACTGTTTGTACCTAGATATTTAACCTGTCTGAGTTGGCAATCCAGGGGTTAGGGCAGAGTGAATAAGATCAGAATCTGGCTATTAATGTCTAACTGTGCATATATACATGTTTTAATATATTAACCAACGAaatacaaaaagacaaaacagtatATTAAATACTGAGTGTATTTCTCCCTTCTGTTATTTTCTGAGTGGTTTCTATCAGTATAATAAAAAGTGGGACTTTAGCGgtgattttaatttcctttcatgaATGGACAGACTCAAACCTTGATCTTACATGGTAGTCTTTAATTTTCAAGCGCACTGAACCTTGGCATTTTGtataaaggaaacatttaaaaacagaaaagggtaaaaaaaaaaaaaaaaaaaaaaaagacctgactTCAAGTAAAGCAAATTAAATCTGCTATTTCTCTAGTATTTGTATCTTGGCCATCCCTACTATTTGGCTGTCTCTCCTTTCTATACAGAATTCAGGGTTTCAGCTGATAAGAAGTCCATCACCTATATAACATGTCTCTtagtaaatataaaaatgtacTATAATACCCAAACTTTTGATGGAAATACCTCTGGTGATTCAAGGTGTCAAAGTCATGATAACTAACATTAAATTATTGCAGTGAACAGACACACTGGATTTGTTAATAACTTTAAATAATAGAAATTCTTAATGTAAATCATATTATTTTTGACAATGTGATAAACACTTTCCTGTCTCATTGCAGTCACTCCATTCCTATCATCAGCCCCATTCGATAGCAGGTAGTCATGtacagctctacaaagacctcTGTGCAGAATTGCCAAGGCAGTGCAGAAATGTCAATTTTTAGGAAGATCTATCAGTGCTAAAATGAAATGTCTCTCTCCTCCATTCATTACTGATAGATTACTTGAATAAACTAAAGAGTTACTGACTCTTTTTAAGTAACTGTGAAATTACCTATGGATTTCTGGATGTGCTGTCAAAGCTCTAGACAGTGTTATGGGTTGTGAATGTTCaggtaaaatggaaaaatgatgACAAGTAAAAACTATCCTTCTGTGATTAATCAACACATTGTTGAAGATCATATAGCATCTTGGTAAAGCAAAGAGTGGTATGCCACAGTCAAGTTAATGGGTTGTTGGAACTCCTGGTTTATAGGGAAAGTGGAAATTTAAACCCTGATTTTCAACTGAGTCTTGGTAATTTATATCTCAGAATGTCTTGGAAAGTCTTGGAGGAAGCATGTGTAGAACGCAATAGCGATTTTAAAGGTTTTACTTAGTCATATTTAACTGGAAATCAATTAGTTCCACCTTCAGAAATGCTAAGCTATACACTCCAGAAAGGCTGATTTCAAGACCTTCCCAAGCATTTCTGGAGGTGCCAGAGAATGAACTGTAATTGTTTTCCAATTAGCTTAAGAGCAGAGAGGGCCACAGCTTATCTTTGCCCTCTTCTACTGTTGATTCTTCTGTAAgggttattttttaataaactataaTGCTAAATGGTCTTTTATTTGTGTTGTAAGACTCCTTTTTACTGAAAGGATTCTTTTCTTACATGGATGTAGCTAATCCAAGATGGCTACTGATGACATTGCATCTcgtgttggttggttggtttatcTTGGTGTATTTATTCAGATTCATCAAGCCTGTGAGAGGTTGGGTGATGGTGCAACCATCTATATACCACAAAGTGACGGAATAGCAGGGTCGGCTAtgacatgtgaaaaaaaaacccctgaaaccaAATGGGTTATGGCCCTAAACCCATCGCGTGTCCATGGCTGACTGGCATTTTGTGTCCTCCTCCAGAATAACTCATGTGGCTCAGAAAGGTGGCAAGTGCCAACTGGGGATGCAGGCATAACCATACCAACAAACTCCTGCTGTAGAGCAGCAATTCGTGATAAATCGGGATAGCCTTCTTGATGCCAAACAGTTCACTCTTTTTATCAATGATATAACCTTAGTGGCAGTGAACAGACTTTCTAGACTTTCAAGGTGTGGGAAGTAGAAAGAATTGAGAAGAATTTATGAAATCAATTATTAAAAGTTAGGATGAACAAGTTAAAAGCTGTTCCTGATAGTCTTCTGCAAAGTCTCTTTACAAATGGATAAACTGCTCTTGGAAAATATTCCCAGACCAGAAAATCTCTTCTCAGTATTAGACAATCAGTTGTTCTTAATCAATTTATTTTGCTCCTTTCCAAATGTATTTTCAAGTGCAATCAGAAAAGATAACAAACCTTATGCTGGCCTTTGTAGACACACTATTGCAAGAAATGTATGTTAGTGGTAACGTTGGTGCTAAACTAGTTATTTTGAAgttgaaaaaatacttttattgaaTTCTCTTCCATCACAGAGGGTGCCATTTGAATTGACTCCGAAGGGAGTTTTACAGGCAAACTCTACTTTTGGATAATGTTACCTAGAAATATTATAATTTGAAATCTTCTTAGATTTGACTCCTGGATTTACTGAAGACTTGAACAATATGAGCTAGATTATGTAGTCATGGAAATAGATGTTGGACTGTAGCAGAGTGCCTATAGCAAACAGGCAATCGGATCTTTGGCAGACCATATTATTCTCAGTTATGTGTGCTTCTTCATATATTTTGGCAGATGGAGAAGGCAGGATTTTTATGTTTCCATCCTTCTGCTCTGACGATATCCATAATCTGAAGGAAACCACAAGATGAAATTTCTTGGACTCCTAGTTGTTTGTGTGTTGCGTCTTACTGGGAGAGTAGAGGGAATCTGAATCATTAACTCATACATAGAATTAATAATGCAGAAACCAGGTTGCAGATTAACATTTTTAGAGAGAAGTCATTGTGATTTTTGCAAACTTAAAGAAGACGGTTTGTTGACTACCTGAAATATTTATGGCTTCATTACGTATTATTTGCAACTGATGTAATGTCTAAGAGCAATAATCACGGGTCAGGAGTCTCAGAAGGACATATTTAAAGGCATAACAAAAGATAGTCAACCCTTCTTAAAAAAGAGAATaatctgacctttttttttaaaaaaaaaaaacaacttaaaaatacTGAGGCAATATGAACAGTTTCATATGGTGGGGGTGGCTTGTGTGTGGTTTATGTGTAATCTTAGAAACCCAGCTTTCTCAACAGCTAATTTAATTTTGTGAGATTCCAATGGCAGTCTTTGAAATGTGCCTTCCTGACTCTTGCTCTGTTTTATTTCTATGTATTTGTGTCTGCGCTAAAGACTTTTTCTGTCTTATAAGGAAGAAAAGTACAATGTAATCAAAACGTTGTGTTGCTCCTTTACTGTCAATAACTGTATAGAAAGGTGTAGTCAATTCTGATAACGTATCCAAAGATCCTGGATTTACCTGCAAAGATATATAAAGCATATACAAACAACATTTTCAACATACATGCAATAATATGAATGTAAGTTACCTTCACATTATATGTGTTTATAAAGGTGAAATGTCAGATTTGGAGGACAAATAGTAACAAAGCTGTAAAGTTCACTTCAGATATGTTTCAGAATCATATTTCCTCTCCTACTGCTGTAATTCTGAatctttaattttaatgtaaaatgaagAGCTTATTGTTTCTTAAGActcaatttatatttttaatgagtgGAGAGATGCGTAATCAGCTcgaaaagacaggaaaagatcAGCCTGTTTTTCAAGATACAGGACATTTTACTGTGTGTTTTGAATTCTAGAGACCATTTTTAAAGAACACTTGGCttacttctgctctttttttGTAGTGCAAATTAATTATAATTTGACAAGAGAGtgcttgattttcttcttcagattTGGTGTAGAGCCAAGCTTTATTAGTTAGAGCCTCTAAATCAAAATCAAAGGTCAGTATCTGTGTAATGCCTGTGGCTCAAGACATATTGTAGTTCTTTCCCTATTATTCAGAGATTTTTGTCTATGAAAAGGTGTTTATGTATTTAAGTGGATGCTATATGTTGCATGCATGTCTGTGGAAGAATAACCATTTTTCATGATTTATCAGTAATGGTCCTAACAGCAGTCCTAAGGATTTGCGAAATCATTGGTGTGAAACTCCAGAACTGTGCACCTCTTTGGTGTGGTCTATAAATGCTGGCTGAGGGTTCATCTCCCATGGGCATGTTGTACACAGTGATTCCCTATCTCCCCTCAAGCCTGTGGATGGTGGGCAGAGAAGCTGCTCCTAAATGTCTTCCGGCATCATCCTTCAGCTGCCAGAATCTGTACAGGCATCGCCATGTGTGTTGCTCAAAGGGGGCCCTTTTGGGGAATCAGCAGGTAGGGGATAAAAGGTGATTAAGCAGGCTATGATAGAGGTTGCCAAATATGCCAACAGAGGTCAGAAGGGGAGTGAGAATAGCAAGTGGGCATCATTTCTGTACCTGAAAAACTGGAACTAGAAGGGTTTGAACTGAGGCATTAAAGATACctagctttaaaagaaaaattattcatgGAAGCAGTACTATGTGTCCTAATTCTCACTTTGCTTCTTCTAATTGTATATCCTTTTTTTGCTTGTTCTATGTCCTTGTTCTTCCTAcatctagggtttttttttttttttttttttttttttttgtttgtttgtttgtttccagctCTTAATTTCAGAGCAAAAATCTTTTTCAGAGCAAAAATCTTTTGCTATGTCCTAATGAATATGGTAACAATCAGCACAGCTTGAGTCTTGGAGGCAATAATTGTCGGACAAGAATTAGTGAATTACAATGCTCCCACATATTTAATCTATACAACAGAGATTTGGTCACGTTGTCTTTCTGTGGCCTATTTTGCTAGCTCAGCTTGGGCCATGCACTGACATTAGGTCAACAGAATTCACTTCTACCTTTTTTCATGGCCATGAGGGCCATGAAGGCAACGAGCATTAGAAGATGTTGAAAAGGTAGTGAGAAGAAGCTTCCCTAGTGCCATGAATTTGGGAGGTATTTGCTTCTTTAGCTTCTGCCCAAAGATAATCATATTGACAGAAGTTATAAAAGCATTTatgtcaaaaaacccaaaacaaaacaaaacccaaccctttGATTCATGTTGCTTTTTCTTGGTCCTCAATCTGCCAGACCGCGGAGCCTGTGGGATGCGTCTGCCTCACTACAAAGTAATGCTGACCTTGGGATACTTCCCTGAAACACATTCAGCTCTGAGTCGTTTGAGACGTGTTCTCTGACTTTCTGGATTTGCTGGCACCGTTTTATCCATTAAATACTGATTAGATTTAAGAAATCCAAGAGACCAAATAATGCTATCATCTGTTCCCTACTTATCTTAATACTATTGCCAGTAATATTCCAACATATCAATTCTAGGATATTCTATACCTAACCTGATGCATGAAAAGTAGGGACAGTATGCTTTTTGTGTTTCAGAGGCAGAACAAAACCAGTTTATTTATTGATTAGATTTTGCTATATTGCCTAGAGATGAGGGTAAAAAGTGAATAAGCTACTTTGAAAGACTGTTAGAGAAATACATCATTTTTCATAATGTTTGATGAATTGCTTACAGTACTTGTTTTACTTAAAACTGCAATTAAAGATCGCCCTctagtcaaaagaaaaatgtgataaaaatgtGACTTGAAACTGGgcagaaaattttcaaaagccCTTTGGGATTAATTCCAGTAATTATTCAATCTGACGTTTTCCAGAGAAATAACCCTTTATGTATGAACTCCATTAATCATAGCAACATAGTTCACATGTCAGATACTTCTGACCAGTCACTTCATGCTCTACATTTAGTAAGAGACTAATAAACATCTTCACTAAATATGAGAAAATATTAAACTTATTTCAAAAAG of the Athene noctua chromosome 4, bAthNoc1.hap1.1, whole genome shotgun sequence genome contains:
- the LRRTM1 gene encoding leucine-rich repeat transmembrane neuronal protein 1, whose amino-acid sequence is MDFLLIGLCLNWLLRKPPGLILCTLGIFSKMLPAVNSGCPQLCRCEGRLLYCESLNLTEMPRNLSGMMGLSLRYNSLSELHDGQFTGLMQLTWLYLDHNHICSVEGNAFQKLRRVKELTLSSNKITQLPNTTFRPMPNLRSVDLSYNNLQSLEPDLFHGLRKLTTLHMRSNAIKFVPVRIFQDCRSLKFLDIGYNQLKSLARNSFAGLFKLTELHLEHNDLVKVNLAHFPRLISLHSLCLRRNKVTIVVNTLDWIWQLEKMDLSGNEIEYIEPHVFESVPHLKSLQLDSNRLTYIDSRVLDSWKSLTSISLSANAWDCSRNVCALASWLSNFKGRYDSNLLCATPDYAQGEDVLDAVYAFHLCEDGADPTSVNTLSPVTNNSDQTFSYGSATATYDVQDSEGDQTTYAITVTMPGENSENAVQIHKVVTGTMALIFSFLIVVLVLYVSWKCFPASLRQLRQCFVTQRRKQKQKQTMHQMAAMSAQEYYVDYKPNHIEGALVIINEYGSCSCHQQPARECEV